Sequence from the Rutidosis leptorrhynchoides isolate AG116_Rl617_1_P2 chromosome 3, CSIRO_AGI_Rlap_v1, whole genome shotgun sequence genome:
ACTGAAACTACAAAAATTTGGGGGAATTTTAGCAGGCAGGGATAATGACCCAACTTTGTTAGTATTctctttttaaattattattattagcatgtgAGAGGATTTAACGGATTAAATTGACGGCTAAGTGAGGAGGGATGTCATCAATGAAAAGTTAAAAGTACGTGGACTACATGTGAAAAAACTAGCAAACCAAAGGGACAACCAGCGTAATTTTGTCCAAAATTAAAGTAATGCAACTGCGAATTCTTTTCAACCAGTCGGATAAGATACAGAAAACCAAACAAAGCTCACttctttctttttccattttcaacAAAAGAAGATAACATCCACCCAAAAAAGTGTTATCTCAAAATGGCGGTTTTACCCACATTATCTTACCTTCCCCAATTTCATTTCTGCACTAATCAAACCCTAAATTCTTCTGTTAGTTTCACTAACCATCGTCTTGTTAATCAAGGGTCTGCAAGAACAAGCACAAAGAGCTTTTCTTTGGCCAACGATTTTCTGGGTGACTTCGGTGCTAGAGACCCTTTTCCAGCCGAAATTGAAACCGATTTTTGTAATAGAGTTGGTACTTTTGACACTGAACACAAGATTTTAATCCCTAATGTTGCTGCTATGTCTCTTTCCCAACAACAATGTGCTCCGATTTCACACTTGCAGTCTCCAATGACCGAGGATGATGCCAAAAGTCTGTTGAGAAAGGTTAATTTCGTAATACCCTTTTTGTTTTTTAATGTTTATTATTTTTCTATTGATGTTTGATTGGATTATTTTTAAGATATGGGTTGAATATTGGAATGAGTTGGTAGTTTTAATGAAAATATGTGTTACTATAGAAACTATTTGATACAGTATATGATACAATTAGAGGCTATGTTGGTGCAAAGTTGGTTATATTTTCGGTTACGATTTAAACGAATTTGGAATGATTATAATACTTTGGTTACCTTCACGAAATCATCTCTAAGCTGTGTTCCTAATTTTGCTTTCCAGCTATAGAAAGGTGTACTTGGATATATCGATGCCTTTATAATAGTAGTAATGTAGTCGTGTGCTGTTATTGTGAATATAAATAATGGCGGAACGTTACAAGCAGTGAAATTGGTAAACTTTATAATTGACAAAATAATTTACTAGAGGTGAGAAATTTATAAATCATTTTACCAAATAAACTTACAGCTAAAACGTAAACTTACAGCTACTGATTTAGCAATCTGTATCGAGCTGCATTAATGATTATACTAATTTTAGGCTCCATAGACAGACAGATCAAGCTTAATTATCTGTGAGTAGCACACAATAATGTCAACTTGTTTAAGGACTACATCATGAAATAAATAAGGCTGCCTCTATCTCAAATCCTGTAGAAGCGACATCAATTGTCAAGCTGCCCAGAATTAGCAAATGGTTCAAAATCCTACAATCTTGGCGCTTTGAAAAATGCTTCTTGTGTTTATCTTACCAATTTTGGATGATGGTCCTTCATTGGCAGCTAGAAGCCTAGAATCATGAAATATTTATAGCTCTCTCATGCGTTACTTAGACCTTTTCTACGTGCGTAGAGAATAAACAGAGGTGGAAGGATATCTAATTAGTAGGAAAGCATTAAGATCTTTCATTTCATATCTTTGTCGAATCATACTAACGACAGTTGGCAGGTAGTGACTTGTAAAGCGTTCATGTATCCTTATGACTGACTTTCATTATTCCATGCTTTATTCGCTAAGATTGCCCTTTTTTTATACGCTAAGATTCTAGTAACAAAATTTTGTATAGTTATGTGTCAACCATCTTCGTCGACTGTAAATGGCCACGTAGTGTAACGTTAAATTTGCCCTCACTAACAATGAAGGTCGGCGACATATCAACTTTACATCCAGTGTAACATATTATTAACTTTGAGAAACCTTGAGAAAACTATTCTCAGTTTATTaacattatataataatatatataatgctTTATGTGGAGTAGCTTATCTGGTCTATGTATCTGAACTATTTTGAAAAAATTTGTTGTGTATTCTGCAGGTTATTGGTTGGAGACTAGTAAACGAAAACGGAAAACAAAAGCTACAATGCTTGTGGAAGCTTAAAGATTTTGAATGTGGCGTGGAACTCATTAACCGGATCTTTAACGCTGTGAAATCCACGGGCCATTTTCCTAATATACGCTTGGAACAGCCCAATCAAGTCACAGCTGAGCTTTCGACTTCTTCCATTGGTAACCCCTCGTTCTCTTTATCTTCTTATTTTTATTCGTTTTCTTGGCATGTTTATCACAAGTGTGAATCAAAAGGTAAAGTTGAGATAGGATCGTAAACCTATGAATTAAAAAGTATTATAAACGTTTATgaatttgttaaaaaaaattataaattaaaaagttAAGTTTTTATTGTGTTGCGTCGCAGGAGGTTTGAGTGTGAATGATTTCATAGTAGCTGcaaaaattgatgaaattaaaaCCTCAGATCTTGTTCCCAGGAAAAGAGCTTGGGCATAATTTACAGAAAATTCCCAGAAAATATACAGCTCCCATTTGTATTCATTATTGTTCTTGTTATTATTTCTACTCCTTTATAGAATTTTGCCTATACAAATCATGTTGATTTTACCTATTGTCCAACTGTAATAACATATTGAAGTTCATTCTTTTGATCTTTTAAGCTCCAACATTtgcatttaatttcttttatattttttaatcCCAATCAATTGCAATACTTTTTATTTATCATATTTATTTTCTCATACAAAACAAACAAAATAAAACCAATTACATAAAACAAAAGTTAacaaaataaatatttcaattattcaTCTATTAAATTAATTAATAGCTAAGGAAAGAAAGTCTAAAAACACTTAAAACTCAGACACATTAACCTTAAAGCTATCCATCTTAGCACAACCACAGATTGGGCAGAACTGCAACATCGCATCACACGCAGCACAAGTACTCAAATGGCGACAAGGTTGCCACACAATGTTAGCCATGGACTCCCGACAATGTCTACAAAGCATGTCACATGGTGTCACATCCGGCTTAAAGTTTGACGCCACTTCTTCCTCATTACCCTCACCATTAACGTCCGTCATAGACTCAATGCACTCCTGCAGATCCTCATCCTCATTATCCTCATTATAGTTATAGTAAAAGTTACACCATTCAAGAACGCGATTCAGCATCCTCTTTTGTTTTTTCACTCTAGCTTCAGCAGCTTTTCTTTTCCTAGTTTCCTTCTCCATGTGTTTCTTAATCATGCCCATCACATTTACTTGAAATTGGTTCTTCTGCATTAACATGAACACCATATCAAAACTATAATTAATGATATTTTTGTTGTAAGACTGAAAATTTTGATCATTTATAGTAAGTCTTTTATTGTGTGATAACACATTAAATTGGATCTTTTAATAGTCAACTTCAAAGATATAGTGAAATAATATGTTACCAAGTGAGAGTAAAGCGCGTTGTTTGTCATTTGTTGCACATTCGCCTTATCAAGGACGACATTGTTAGGAACCAGTTGTGCAGCGCTTCCTAGGTTGTCGGGGGTCCTTCTCCTTTTGACAATCCTCATCCGCGCCATTTATGTTAAATGCGAAAAAGGATTGATTAAACGATTGTTGTTGTGATGGGCTGAGTCCATCAAAAGGGTTTATATACACAAATCATTTAATGTTGATAACAAGGATTGTAATACTTTATATCATATCCTATATAATTATTTATGAACAACATAAATGTATTTTTGGACTAAAGACAAGGTTTGCCAGAGAAGAATATAAAATTACAAGTTCTCATTTGTTATTATCCATTGACCAGTTTTTTTTATATTATCTTAATCTTAATCTGGTATAAAGGGCAATCTCATTATATTTTTCAATATGTGTCTTGTGTAGTATTGAAAGAAATGGAATAGTTATATAATCAAGCCTTTAATTCTCcagttaaaacttaaaatacatgtGACGTATATAATAAATGTCATAAATATTATCTGGCAGTATCGATACACTTATGCGCGTTAAAAATAACTCTAAAAGTTAAGACAACTCTAAAGATTATCGTCagaagaattcatatatataatatatatatataccatataatactctgtacataatatataatatatagtagtaatagtaatagtaatagtaatatataaTGTCTAATACatgtaactagttgtggagccctcggttcgcgccgggggctccgttttgaatgcgatttacaaaaaaaaaaagtcttgatctattttgtaaaaaagattttttttcgacataacattgaagggttgttccttttgtgaaagttgattcttttagcgttcgggttttatttataaaaaaaaaagttagtaaagtgggagttcgatttgtattttaataaaagttagtgggttaagtttgtgaaatttgaaaaaactttacgtataaagtggaggttcgatttgtattttaataaaagttaggggttaagtttgtgaaaattgaatattagtaaaaaaaaaaagttagtaaagtgggggttcgatttgtattttaataaaagttagggggttaagcttgttAAATTTagggaaaaatatacgtataaagtgggggggtccgatttgtattttaatgaaagatatggggttaagtttgcgaaaagtggaaaaataaatagtactattcattcccactttaccttttagatataggtatataatataaaGGTGAGTGGATAGTATTCTACCCAAAAAGGATGCTAAAATCACATGTGCTTTCGAGCATAGGCAATATAGATAACCGTCTGGATCTAAAAATTTATAAAGATTCAAAATTTTGtatatgtaaatatttttctcaatatatttgattaaatcaaatttaaaattgtaaattaaaGTTGAAATACCttgtttttaatagttaaatacaatataagtaaataaatagataaattggaGTATTATTTTTTAATGTGTATAAAAAAATTTAACGTATATATGAGCCCATTTTTATTTTCGACTATCGCTTTTAAATTGTTGAAACGACCCTGAGATTAGAATGAGTTTTGTAAaatagtatatgtatataaatatataacatataatataatacatattataatacataatatatataatatatattatataacatataatacatgatatataatatatattgtataacatatatcttataatatatatatatatatatatatatatatatatatatatatatatatatatatatatatatatatacacacaagcgTTTGGTCACCCGTGCGCGGCGCGGCGGTGAACTTGTTTTCGTTAATTGTTTACAAAGGTGCTTATAAAGGCGTAAGTTGGTTTTGTGTACCATGAATACATATAAGTGCTTACAATGGTTATTACAAAAGTGTCAAAAGGCTATTGCAAAGATGCTTACAAAAGCATATATTACAGTAAAATGTAATATACAAATGTCAATGgttattacaaatgtgtcaaaaggCTATTGCAAAGATGCTTACAAAAGCatatattacaattacaattacaaatatAACCAATAGAAAAAACCTTGTGCATAGTACTATTCCTTTttccaattttcacaaacttaacccctaacttttattaaaatacaaatcaaacccccactttatacgtatattttttcaaaTTCCACAAACTTAACcctctaacttttattaaaatacaaatcgaacccccactttactgacttttttttaaaataaaacccgaacgctaaaagaagcaactttcacaaaaggaacaacccttcaatattagatgtcgaaaaaaattcttttttacaaaatagatcaagacttttttttttaactcgcattcaaaacggagcccccggcgcgaagcaagggctccacaactagttgttTACAAAAGTGCTTACAAAGGCATTATATAAAGCTATTACATTAACTACTTCTTAGATGCCGTAAAGGATTGTTAAGGAGCATATTGTAGAGCGAATGCATCATTAAATTCGAAATTATTTTATACCCACAATAATCGATCTGTGGATCTGGAAACTCGGTCGAAATATATTTGTCAACGTCGGAAGGAGAAAATGTTCCAGATGGCATCAAAACCCATAGAAGTGTGACAATGCGGTAATCATCTTTTCTGAAATCCAGTAGCATATAGCACTGCACGACAGGCAATAAATATTTAATGTTATCTAAGTTTTAAATTAAGTAGGACAGGTTGGTAGTTATACAAAAAACAAAATTAAACAAACTTGCAATGCTGGTAATGTGCGTGAATTTTTTTAACTATGGCACGAAATATCAGTTACTTTCATTGTTACATACTGCAGAAAATTGCAGTAATTGTACAACATCGTGAGTTatagcatatatatattattacaattaCTCGTAACACTAATATGATAGGAAAATAGCAGATGTAACATTCAAATGCAAGAATAGCAAATTTATAGTTGTTACATATCTAAACAGTAATTAGTATAGTTATGTAATTCAGAATACATTTAGTaactaattgttaataaagtatgaTTATGTTATTAAACAATTACCTCCTTTAACTTGGCCGAATGGCTTTTCCTCTTTTAAGAAGGCAACAAAACACTTAATCCTCATTTGGAAATGACATGCTACGATATCAGCTCTATCTGCAGGTGTCAGATAAGGATTGCACtccaaaagaaagaaaaaaaaaccttTAATGAAAACAAAAAACATTACAAAGCAGGTTAACAATCAACGGGAAAAAAACACttacaagaaaaaaaaaatatgtattattaaagaACAATAAGTATATCATACCTTCAGAGTTAAATAGCCCAGATTCATGATCAAGAGGAGATTGTCATATCTGATGATTGCCGGTATACGATTTTACTAAGGAATGGTAAGCCATCCCtgcaatattttttttaaaagctacTTAATAAGGCTAGATATAAAATACATTCgtgaacaataataacaacaaaacaacataaaaaaaaaaaacagatacaGTAGATTACCATCTAAAGCCGATTTGTTGAGAGCACCGGATGAACTTCCAATAGAAACTTGACCATAACACGGATCACCTTCGCAATCCCCAGAATATCCAATGTAAACTGGTCAATTGTGGGTTGAAGTTGGCACCTCAAATCAGTCAACGATGGAATGCACACAGCTAAATTACTTGAAACAACGTCTACTGTTTAATATTAAAACATGAATTTACCTGCAAACAACAATAAAAAAGATAATACATTGGAGCAAAAAACATAAACCATTTAGTGATTCAAAACCTGAAATTACCAGCAAACAACACAAAAAGATAATGCTTTGCATCAATCATTTAGCAACAGAAGAACTGGCTACCGTGTTCGCGGAGGGCACTCGAACACATCGGCTTTGCTGGCAAGTCCAAAGACAGCATCGAAGACTCTGCAATGTAGCTTACTGTGCAGGCTAAGACCGCCACTACCCACAACCTGTAATGATATAAAACTACCAAAAGCTTTCAAAAATTGTAATTCCCAAATTTGATCCCATTCAATAAAAAAAATCCAATCAATAGCTTACAGCTCCTGTAACCTAAACAACCAAATTAGATACATCAAATATTCAACCATCGTAGCTACACCATAACATTTAAAGCAAATCAATCCCAAATTTACATGATGATGTCATCAAGTCGCATAACACAACGTGAATCAATACATACTTAATTAAAAATGAATAGATCAAGTAGCAGTATTAAAACTTTATTAAGTAAGACTTACATGTACGATAGGTAAAATCGGATATGAATAGCCGAAATTAGAATCGACAGACGACGGTGATGGCGATGGAGACGGTGATAGCGATGGACACAATGGTGGCGATGGAGATGATGGTTGGTGGCGATGGAGAGCCTACAAACAAATCGCCAGAAGCTTTTGGCAACACGAAGCAGTCACTCTGATTTGCAATCTTGGGTTTCAAATTAAAACTGAGACTGTAAATAGTAAGCTAAAAAACGAAAATATCCCTAGATTAAAATAATCATGTTCTCTAAGGATGCGGCGGTGCTGGTGATGATGGTGGATGCAACGGTGATGATGACGATGGTAAGGAGAAAATCTCTGGAGATGGTGGCGACAGGAACAATCGCCAGATATGGTGAAGATACCCTAATCGCTAGAAGCATCGAGTAGTCGCTGGTGGGAGGAAATGTGAGAGATGAAAGCCACGAAGCCTTAAATATCTGTGTTAAAAAGACGAAAATGCCCTTTTTGAATTAAAAATTCAAGTCTACAGTAACTCGAAttcactgtaataataataataataatacttaaatatcTGTGTTAAAAAGACGAAAATGCCCTTTTTGAAGTAAAAATTCAAGTCTACAGTAACTCGAAttcactgtaataataataataataataataataataatatatatatatatatatataggggcaggatcaatggagaagtaaccaatcggggggaagcaaaatttttagaagagacacttcttgatgaatgttattatttaggcgggaaaacgatcgacaaaaataacattcaagataatattgttcgtgaagaacatgaacgttttttttccatgttttgtgaagtaaaatttagcccgatttagagtttagggtttagggtttggtgttttgggtttattccataaacccaaaacaccaaaccctaaaccctaaaccctaaaccctaaactctaaaccgtcagtgttaaaaactcaatctaaatcctaaatctaaaccctaaatctaaaccctaaacagtaaatttctaaaccctataaacgctaatatctaaaccctaatatctaaaccccaatagctaaaacctcaaaatacgctcgaaaaacacgataattgttatatattacttcttcgagcgtttttccgccaaaataaaaacatttatcacaaagtgtctctactaaatgttcatattttcatctcatctataatgttcgtgaacaaagttttttcaaaaaacgaagaaaaaaaaaagtttttgcttccctccgcttccccccgaatggttacttgaaaggacccgttcatatacattataaacgattcacaatagttgattacattgcgaggtatttgacctctatatgatacattttacaaacattgcattcgtttttaaaagacaaactttctttacatcgaaaattgacaggcatgcataccatttcataatatccactatccaactataaattgatttaataataatctttgatgaactcaatgactcgaatgcaacgttcttcgaaatatactatgaaagactccaagtaatatctttaaaatgagcaaatgcacagcgaaaaatttctttaacacctgagaataaacatactttaaagtgtcaaccaaaaggttggtgagttcattagtttatcataatcatttattttcatcattttaatagaccacaaaaatttcatttccagttctcataaatatacgtcccatgcatagagacaaaaataatcattcatatggtgaacacctgttaaccgacatcaactagatacatataagaatatcccctatcattccgggatcctccttcggacatgatataaatttcgaagtactaaagcatccggtactttggatggggtttgtcaggcccaatagatctatctttaggattagcgtcaattagggtgtctgttccctaattcttagattaccagactttaataaaaaggggcatattcgatttcgataattcaaccatagaatgtagtttcaattacttgtgtatatttcgtcaaacatttataaaatcgcatgtattctcagtcccaaaaatataaagggtaaaaaggtaaatgaaactcaccatactgtatttcgtagtaaaaatacatataacgtcattgaacaagtgcaagattagcctcggattcacgaacct
This genomic interval carries:
- the LOC139895708 gene encoding probable pterin-4-alpha-carbinolamine dehydratase, chloroplastic, whose product is MAVLPTLSYLPQFHFCTNQTLNSSVSFTNHRLVNQGSARTSTKSFSLANDFLGDFGARDPFPAEIETDFCNRVGTFDTEHKILIPNVAAMSLSQQQCAPISHLQSPMTEDDAKSLLRKVIGWRLVNENGKQKLQCLWKLKDFECGVELINRIFNAVKSTGHFPNIRLEQPNQVTAELSTSSIGGLSVNDFIVAAKIDEIKTSDLVPRKRAWA